The following is a genomic window from Malus sylvestris chromosome 7, drMalSylv7.2, whole genome shotgun sequence.
gccgagctaggggatctgctgaaagaggtgacagacaaggtaagcaatcataactccaagcaatcagtcccagatcagaactttgatttcgagttccggctgattgttcacattctccctatcttgcaggcagcatgaaggataaaaagaagaaaaatgagaagagatgatatgagatacttttgcttttgaagaagtaactttccacaagcttattcttgaactgggctggagggttttctggtttcctcaagagtataaggccgactgaagaatttgaaggtcaaaacaagtccatcaaatctatagtacgttcgaccctgctgatatgtgatacttttgcttttaacagagtagtggatgtatcggcacgtgtgctgttacgcttgtctccacatgcttccttgtatccttctcacttgccctatttgttcctcaggcagatgcggtatcttccctggaagcataagatgttgaagatgagtactcgagagcaatgccaggtaagtaatcaagtaaggggttccaggcagtcagttcctgactggaagcttgattccaagtgctgactgattgctctctttctccttgtcttgcaggtaagaacaaagccaaaggaaaagatagggaaaaagcatgatatgggatactcttgcttttaaccctgatgatatgagatattcttgctctagtatagcttgtttgcagaggtattatcggggggaaagaaagctgaatatttcgaaaggcttctttgggagtgccctctcatatatgaagaagggttgagcatttttgcaagtctgcctgtccgttggggataaaggtcgacatatataggagtctccctaacaacaagtagtaatgctattcctttaccctgcttggtcatagcacggtagtgggagctgccagcttcacatgttttaactctgtcagagcactttgaaaaagtggtctgtggtatctggaaagctgatgttgcgtgtgaagattacagacaagctttatccaagaagatccggctcttgaagttgggaaagtggtgtctcttcggttttcgaacaacaATCTTGTcgaagatctggctctcgagattcggagaacgatgccttttcgatttttgagaaagcaatcctgctaggggtctggctctcgagattcggagagcggtgtctcttcgttttttgagaaagtaatcatgttgggagtctggctctcgagattcggagggcggtgcctcttcgattttggagcaaacaatcttgttatgagtgttttctcgaatgtgagaaaaggttgcgcatgtttgctagtctaccttgccacgaagcacagaggttgacacacagggactttccaattatccagcagtggtactgttcctttacccttgtgggtaataatatggtagctagaccttcaaaatttatgtgtctaaactttgttaatgctgtttctttgctattcttttacccttcttggtcagagcgatgtagtgggagctgcaagcttcacgtgtctcaactttgtcagagaactttggcaaagttatctgtggtacccatgagctaatgttgcgtgtgggaagtgggtgattgaacagtaagattcatgtgctttctacttcaccagaaatcttcgacataatgcctataatttccgcaaagctgagtgtgcgtgtgacatgTGCtaacaaggctggaaaagtaggtgcctcttcgatttctgagatctgccctcgtggtctctgagcagcccagcttttgagaaagcaagcgcctcttcgatttctgagatcggccttcgtggtctttgagcagcccaacttttgagaaagcaaacgtctcttcaatttctgagatcgacccttgtggtctctgagcagcccagcttgtgagaaagcaaacgcctcttcaatttctgaagctccgtcgagtgcagatttttatagaggctgacattaagttccagaGCACACttaaatctccaccagtagaagcttcattcttgcacttctaagatcttgatttgtccgacatcttctctcttcaacacctttgaaaatgtctggcccctccgaccgtcgttttgacttgaaccttgttgaagaggcagccacgccttctccagacaacatatggcacccatccttcgtctcccctactggtcctcttaccgttggggattctatgatgaagaatgatacgaccgctgcggtagtggccagaaaccttctcactcccaaagataacagactactttccaaacggtctgatgagttggctgttaaggattctctggctctcagtgttcagtgtgcaggttctgtgtctaacatggcccaacgcctatttactcgaacctgccaagttgaatcattggcggctgaagtgatgagtctcaaacaggagattagagggctcaagcatgagaataaacagttgcaccggctcgcacatgactatgctacaaacatgaagatgaagcttgaccagatgaaggaatctgatggtcaggttttacttgatcatcagagatttgtgggtttgttctaaaggcatttattgccttcgtcttctggggttgtaccgcgtaatgaagctccaaatgatcaacctttgctGCCtaatccttctagggttctgtccagtactgaggctccaaatgatccccctccagtgcctgctctttctgaggctctaccgactgctgagacttctcctaagcaacctttgtgaaggctccctcttgtttgtttattttgactcatgtatatgtacatatttgtaacttatcggggatatcaataaatagctttccttcatttcaacgtattgtgttaaatacaccaaagccttcttcgctaagttctttgaattttcttttgttgaagcttgtatgttgaagctttgtgagtggagcatgtaagttgaggtagtattcccttaatttcccgagtgaggaaaacttctcggtttgagacttgaaaaatccaagtcactgagtgggatcggctatatgaatctttgaaCGCCGTTGTGCTTGGTCATGTGTCATgtcatccgttagatccaagtactctaagtcttttcttagagtctcttccaaagttttcctaggttttcctctaccccttcggccttgaacctctgtctcatagtcgcatcttctaatcggagcgtcagtaggccttctttgcacatgtccaaaccaccgtaaccgattttctctcatctttcctttaatttcggctactcatactttaccccggatatcctcattcctaatcttatcctttcttgtgtgcccacacatccaacgaagcatcctcatctccgctacacccattttgtgtacgtgttgatgcttcaccgcccaacattttgtgccatacaacatcgccggccttattgccgtcctataaaattttcccttgagctttagtggcatacggcggtcgcacaacacgccggatgcactcttccacttcatccatccagcttgtattctatggttgagatctccatctaattctccgttcttttgcaagatagatcctaggtaacgaaaacggtcgctctttggtatttcttgatctccgatcctcacccctaactcgttttggcctctatttgcactgaacttgcacttcatatattctgtctttgatcggcttaggcgaagaccttatgattccaacacttctctccaaaggttaagatttgcatttaccccttcctgagtttcatctatcaacattatatcatctgcgaaaagcatacaccaaggaatatcatcttgaatatgtcctattaactcatccattatcaacgcaaaaaggtaaggacttaaggatgagccttgatgtaatcctacagttatgggaaatctttcggtttgtccttcatgggttcttacggcagtctttgctccttcatacatattctttatagcttggatatatgctactcgtactcatttcttctctaaaatcctccaaagaatgtctattgggaccctatcatacgttttttccaaatctataaagaccatgtgtaaatcctttttcccatctctatatctttccatcaatcttcgtaagagatagattgcctccatggttgagcgccctggcatgaacccgaattggttgtccgaaacccgtgtctcttgcctcaatctatgctcaatgactctctcccagagcttcattgtatgactcattagcttaatacccctatagttcatgcaattttgtacgtcgcctttattcttgtagataggcaccaaagtgctcgttcgccactcatttggcatcttcttcgttttcaaaatcctattgaaaaggtcagtgaaccatgttatacctgtctctcccaaaactttccacacttcgattggtatatcgtctgggcctactgcttttctatgcttcatcttcttcaaagctacaactacttcttccttccggattcgacgataaaaaagtagtttctacactcttctgagttactcaactcccctaaagaagcactcctttcatgtccttcattgaaaagattatgaaaataacctcttcatctgtctttaaccgtgttctctgtagcaagaacctttccatcctcatccttgatgcacctcacttggtttaggtcccttgtcttcttttcccttgctctagctagtttatagatattcaactctccttctttggtatctagtcgcttagacatatcgtcataagccgctaacttagcttctctcacagctttcttcgcctcttgcttcgcttttctatacctttcaccattttcatcggtcctatccttgtataaggttttacaacattccttcttagccttcacctttgtttgtacctccttattccaccaccaagattccttttggtgtggggcaaagcccttggactctcctaatacctcttttgctacttttcggatacaactagccatggaatttggctagcttccctctctctatcccacacacactgggtgattactttctctttgaaaatggcttgtttttcttcttttagattccaccatctagtccttaggcacttccaagtcttgttcttttttctcactcttttgatatgtacatccatcaccaacaagcgatgttgattagccacgctctctcctggtataactttgcaatccttacaagttatacgatcccctttcctcattagaagaaaatctatttgtatttttgacgacccactcttgtaggtgatcacatgttcttctctcttcttaaagaaggtgttggctaagaagagatcatatgccattgcaaaatccaagatagcttccccatcctcgtttctctccccaaaaccatggccaccatgaaaacctccatagttgcctgtctccctgcccacgtgtccatttaaatctcctcctataaataacttctccgtctgagcaattccttgcaccaagtctccaaggtcttcccaaaatttctccttcgaactcatatccaaccctacttgaggtgcgtacgcactaatcacattgataagttcttgtcctattacaatcttgattgccatgattctatctcctaccctcttgacatctacaacatcttgtgtcaaggtcttgtccacgatgatgtcaacaccgtttctcgttctatttgtgcccgaataccaaagtttaaaccctgagttttctagatcctttgccttacgaccaacccacttagtttcttgtaggcacataatatttatccttctcctcaccataacttccactacttccatagattttcccgttaaggttcctatattccacgttcctaaacgcattttgctctcttgaactctaccttatgtcctagcttcttcaccctcccccgtctaataggatcaaagtacttcttttgtatgtcccgtgtaaagttgataggagcatatgctcccaaacaactttgagtggagtcgttcgaaaagaagtttctatggcccccttgctcatttaacactgcatccgggtgccgatggagatacagcgacccttgctcacttatcactgtgctcgggccataCAGCGcaccacttacgggtgacgccctagctttagcgcaatttcgttctagattataacagtgaaatccaggaacgggGTTTCACAATCTCCGgcagccattgggcttccaaataggtataatcttattctacacttttctatcttcattttgatatattatgggtcgaagtTGGTTAAGAAaagattgagttacgaagctttgaaaattgtcaaACTTCCTGGCAAGAGCTCCGAGACACTTTACGGAGTTTTCAATGGAATGacaaaaatgatggatggtggacaatttcagggaccacttctattgatttgaaatctgagggaccaaattgatgtgttatgcaaatctcatatatcattttggctatttagcctaaaaagaaaaatagaacttagtgttaaaagaaaaatagtgacTAGTGATAACTTGAAGTATTAGAAACGAAATTTGGTAGTGATTCTGATTTAATTTCTGATTAAAAGATTGATGGCCTTAAATTCCACACCATTTTAAAATCCATCAtaagattttgacaaaaaaaaaaaaaaaaaatccatcatAAGTTATTCTTAGTTATAAGATTAACGTAGCCATTCCCTGATTAAGTACAATAGATGTCTCTATAAaggattaataaaaaaaaagtataaaaaagtaaaaagaaaaacgGGTTTTTCTCAACAAATGGCTAGCCTAAGACAAAGTTCATGATTCTGACACATAAACATTGTATTCAACAATGGCATCTCCCGTATTAGCATCAAACCAAACCGTATGGGCTAAGGCATAACCTCGAGCAGACCTAAACTGCCCAGTGCCTCCAACAACTGGCATCTCTCTCACATCGTTCAAGACCGGATTTCTACCGAGAATGCTAATGCTACTCCCCTTGTACTTGCCttccacaaaaacaaaattcatgaCCATAAGGAGTGCAAATTCATCTGCTTGTTGTGAAGCCACTGAGTAAAACCCTTGTGCTCTTCCGACGAGCTTGGAGGCACGGTCTTGCTCTTCAGTCAGTGCATTATCGATCATCATAGTGCTGCCAAAGCCTGCAGCGGTACCATTTGGTGGCCCAATAATTCTAACAGAGGTTGGGTTTTTGCCACCAAGGATGTCATGGAAGAAAAAGTGGAGGTGGCTTAAGTTTTCTGTTTTCCCGTCGGATCTGACGAATTGCCTGATTAGAACTCCATCAATGGAATAGAGAAAGGTTGAGCAGAGGATGAAGATAGAGTAGTAGAGAAACGAAGACATATTAGTCTCTCTAGCTAGCTAGTATGTcactctgagagagagagagagagagagagagattagacTTGTAGTAAGAAATGTGGTATGTGGTCACTAtaaaagaggaggaagagggcAAGTTTTAGAAGTTGTTAATATGTCCAAGTGAGAGATTGAGAATATATATCATGCTTACAAAAATTCTATTGTGCTCCGGAGTATCTTATATTCCGAGTTTTTTAATTGTTAGATATTAGTTATTGTGTGTTTTAGCTACAAGACAGCTAAAATTCTTGAGTAACCGATACTCCAGAGTATCATAAAAAATCCCAACTTGCTTAATTATATACTGGTTGGTCTGGTTGATGCATTTTCAAGCAACAACTGCTTTTTGTTGGGTCTACAAGAGTGTTTAGCTTTTAATTGCTTTAACACAACATGGAAAGCTTGAATCCTTTTTAAGCAAAGAAAGATTGAAATCCATTGATGGCTAACCAAATGTCAAACACTACATGAaactttgaaattttgttttagGAATCGACAGACATGAGTTTGGTGTTCGGTTGTAAGGTTATGTGAGACTTAAGTTATGCCACCTACATGATGATGACCGCGAAAACAATGATAACAACAATTGACTTTCTGTTTGGCCCTGATTTTACACTTGGCATATCAAATATCTATTGCATTAAGTAATGAGCTGGAGATTGAGCGCAAAAGGTAACATGAGCCCTAGATTTATATTGGGCTATGAAAGGAATGAATAATATGCACGTCAAATTATGCATTCTGATATTTTATTACTCAAATTGAGCGTAAAAGGTAACATGAGCCCTAGGCTAGGGGTACTCTGATATTTTATTACTCAAATTATGCATTCTGTtatcaatttttatattttattgttagtttttggatttattttgttcattatttttatataaagtattcaattatatattaaaaaggATAAGCATGCTAGTATATATACCAAgacattaattaaatttatacacaagcatatatatatattaagagaACATAAATTACATGTACAAAAAAAATTCGAGAATATTCAAAACATATAAATTATCTAAATCTTTGAAATATGTTTCGAGAGTTTTGAGATTACTCCGATTccaaaaatttccaaaattaaaaatattagtCCAATCTGATCCGATTcccaaattttaaaacaaaaattaaaaaaaattgtttccgATCGGATCCGCCCGAAAATCACCCCTacccaaaacaaaataatagtACATAAgattatatcttttttttttaatgggctACTCATTAATAAACCCTCGATTAGTAAAAAACCTAGGTACTGGAGGAACACTATGgtgaggcggaagagggagcaGTCGGAGTCGCAGTCCCAGACTTTATCCACTAGGATGGTGAAGCGGAAGTTGGAAGACGAATCGACAACAACCGAAGAGAAAACAGAAGATGATGTCACGCATAATGCCATTATACCGTCCCCGCCGAATGTTGAGGTCCGGGCAACTTTTATTGTAGAAAATGCCTCTCTGAGAAAGGGTGTCGTTCGAAAGGTACAGGAGAAACTCTTCAAGCAAATATTTCTTTAATATTCCAGTACAAAATTAAATTGacatttttgtaattaatttttttttaaatttttttatctagAATTATATTTCctcaatttcatttttattccTCAGAGGTGGAATAAGATTCTAGATTCAGAGGAAGACGCGGATTTcctcaaacaaaagaaagatgtGAATGATTATAGGCCTGGGAGTTGTCTACCAGGTTTGCTCTTGAGCTATAACTTAGACGTTACATAGATACATTTTTATGTCATTTGAACTCCATCTCAAAGTCATAACTTTTTTATAGTATGGTGATAGTGTTATTGGTTAGACAGTTAGTCTATAGGGGGAAGAGAGAGTCGGTGGAGCTTGAACCTGCACCAGGGTTTATGGGCACGATGTTTCTTTTCACCACTACGGTAAAGTGTCATCTGcagcttaaagtcataactttgaTAAACTATAAACTGCTTGATTAGACTTGGGATTATATTCTTTGGttaatgaaaatccttataTAAATTTGGTTAGGTTTCTATTTGAAACTCAAACTAATGGAGTTGTATTATTAGGTCAATGAAAATActtataaataaatgaaaatgtaaTTGATAACTATAAGGTGTTGATATCATTGTTGAAAAATATCAGTGACAACTTAGTGAGTTACTGATACAAATTCTGCCGACGATTTGTACCAGAGAATTTTTGGATGCATAAAAGGACCTTAGCTTTGCAAATTTAGGGTCTAAATAGATCAATCCATTTGTTTATATGAGAGAAAATTTAATTCCAAACCTTCAATTTTCTGAAGTaacttttggattttattaacATATCAAGACAGTAAAGTCCAATTAAACAATTTATACTGTATCATTCTATCCTTACAGACCTTTAAATTATAATATCAATATATCATCAACCATAAGTTCATTCATTGGAATTGAGATTAGCATAAGCTTACTGTATGCCACCAAGGTTTTAGCATTGGATCATGCATGTCTTTCTAATACGTagtctctgtttttttttcttttactgtGTTTAATTTCGAATTCATGCTTTTAAGTGTTTTACCCGTCCAGGCTCTTCGTTCAATTTTTGATAGCAAACTTAATAAAGCTGGTATGGTAGGAGCTGTGTATGTAAAAACAGATAATGGAGTGTTATTTGAGATTAAACCCCATGTCCGTATACCAAGAACGTGTAGGCGCTTTTGTGGAGTCATGCGTAAGTTAGCTTCTACTCCTAGTCGTTTGATATTCACCTCTGCACCATTCTGCCTCTTCAAAATATCATGGAACTTACTAATTGCTTTGTGTTTTGACTTCTGCAATTTCTAAAGTGGAGTTACTAGATAAAAAATGCATACGGACCAAAGATACAAATGAAATTCTTATGCGCGTCATTGCGGAACCTGTAACCCGACATTTACCAGTCAACTCTCGTGTAGTAGGTGAGCATTGCCTACCTTTATTTAGCATTCTGAGCTTACTGACTAGAACTAAAGCCGGTTGCACTGGGTTTGCAGGTCTCTCTTATAGTTCATAAAAACTGGTTGATATTGATGACTATGTTAATTCTGCCAGTGATGAATTGAATCTTGTTTTTGTGGTATGTTTGAGATTCTAAATTCCAGTTCATAGGTCTCTACTTCATGATCCGTTTTGTATGTGAAATTTTAaacacttttcatattttttccaGTTGAAGATTAGTGAAAGAATGGAAAACTGTTATTACATTTGCACCCATTTTGAAGCTCTCGAGGTTTCTtcaatggagagagagagagagagagagagagagaacagtgAACAAGAGAAAAGTTAGGCGTGGTGCATCAGtttgtgaaaataaaaataaaaaaatttaaaaaaatagcttttcattttgaaaataaaaaagtttttatGGTTAATCCATGTGACACCATGTGATTCGATTGGTTATACATTTATATGTCACATCAGCACACAAACATAAAATTTGATAGAAATTTAAaggaatgaccaaattgatttGCGAGATTCTTGCTCTTTCAGGCTTTTatccctctctcctttctcttggTTGAGGTCCTCTGGTTGCTCTGGGATCTCATCAAGCGTCAGTTACCACGAGCTAGGGTTCGAATCGGTATCATCGCGTAGTTAATTAAATTGAACATGCAATTGCCCACATTTTGAtcgctatttttttttttttttgtaattacttttttttttgtaattaccTAATTTATGAATGAAATCCAGTATttgatgataaaaaaaaaagaaaaagaagaagatatgcGGActtgataaaaagaaaaatagtgacTGTTGATAACTTAgtgttaaaaagaaaattagtgaTTGGTGATAACTTAAAGTGTTAGAAACGAAATTTGGTAGTGACTCTGATTTAATTTCTAGTTAAAAGATTGATTGCCTTAAATTCTACACCATTTTAAAATCCATCATAAGATACTAGTATATTTCAAAGGGATTATTCTTAGTTATAAGATTAACGTAGCCATTCCCTGATTAAGTACAATAGATGTCTCTATAaaggataaataaataaaaagtacaaaaaaagtagaaagaaaaaCGGGTTTTTCTCAACAAATGGCTAGCCTAAGACAAAGTTCAGGATTCTGACACATAAACATTGTACTCAACAATGGCATCTCCCGTATTAGCATCAAACCAAACCGTATGGGCCAAGGCATAACCTCGAGCAAACCTAAACTGCCCAGTGCCTCCAACAACTGGCATCTCTCTCACATCATTCATGACCGGATTCCTCCCGAGAATGCTAATGCTACTCCCCTTGTACTTGCCttccacaaaaacaaaattcatgaCCATAAGGAATGCAAATTCATCTGCTTGTTGTGAAGCCACTGAGTAAAACCCTTGTGCTCTTCCGATGAGCTTGGAGGCACGGTCTTGCTCTTCAGTCAGTGCATTATCGATCATCATAGTGCTGCCAAAGCCTGCAGCGGTACCATTTGGTGGCCCAATAATTCTAACAGAGGTTGGGTTTTTGCCACCAAGGATGTCATGGAAGAAAAAGTGGAGGTGGCTTAAGTTTTCTGTTTTCCCGCCGGATCTGACAAATTGCCTGATTAGAACTCCATCAATGGAATAGAGAAAGGTTGAGTAGAGGATGAAGATAGAGTAGTAGAGAAACGAAGACATATTAGTCTCTCTAGCTAGCTAGTATGTcactctgagagagagagagagagagagagagagagagagagagagagagattagacTTGTAGTAAGAAATGTGGTATGTGGTCACTAtaaaagaggaggaagagggcAAGTTTTAGAAGTTGTTAATATGTCCAAGTGTGAGATTGAGAATATATATTCCGTTTACAAAAATTCTATTGTGCTCCGGAGTATCTTATATTCTAAGTTTTTTAAGTTTAGATATTATCTATTGTGTGTTTTAGCTACAAAACAGCTAAAATTCTTGAGTAACCGATACTCCAAAATATCATATCTAAAAAATCCCATCATGCTTAATTATATAATGGTTGGTCTGGTTGATGCATTTTCAAGCAACCACTGCTTTTTGTTGGGTCTACGAGAgtgttttggttttttaattaaCACAACTTGGAGAGCTTGAATACTTTTTAAGCAAGGAGAGATCGGAATCCATTGATGGCTAACCAAATGTCAAACATTACATGAAACTATGAAATTTTGTGTTTAGGAATCGACAGACATGAGTTTGGTGTTCGGTTATAATAAGGTTATGTGAGACTTAAATTATGCCACGTACATGATGATGACCCCGAAAACAATGATAACAACAATTGATTGTCTGTTCGGGCCTGATTTTACATTTGAGCTTAATATCAAATATCTATTGCATTAAGTAATTAGCTTGAGATTGAGAGCAAAAGATAACATGAGCCCTAGATTTATttctactaattaatgaaaccttctttgtcaatcaaaagagggtgaaaagacaaattagtcttctatgacacaaaaaaatgatgggcaataatgtaatttcacaagtccaaattttactgttttttattgaaacctcacctactctctctctctctctctctctctctctctctctctccccttcttatttcctaaaaaaaatgtgttcatacacataaagtgtgtaggcaaataCTAGTATTGAGTTATGAAAGGAATGAATAATATGCAACTCAAATTATGCATTCTGATATTTTATTACTCAAATTGAGCGCAAAATGTAACATAGCTCTATAGACTAAAATACTCTGATATTTTATTACTCAAATTATGCATTAtataatcaaattttatattttattattagtttTGGATATATTTTATTCATTGTTTTTATATAGAGCAtacaattttatattaaaaaggaTAAGCATACTAGTACATGTACGAAAAATTTCAAGAATATTCAAaacatataaattatataaatttttgAAATGTGTTTCGGGAATTTTAAGATTACTCTAATTCCAAAATTTTATAACAAACATTAAAAACGTTGTTTCCAATAGGATGAGACCGAAAATCACCCCTACCCGAAACAAAATAATAGTACATAAGATTATATCTTTTTTTTAATGGGCTACTCATTAATAAACCCTCGACTAGTCAAAAACCCTAGGTACTGGAGGAACACTACTATAACATGGTGAGGTGGAAGAGGGGGCAGTCGGAGTCGCAGTCGCAGAATTTATCCACTAGGATGGTGAAGCGGAATTTGGAAGACGAATCGACAACAACCGAAGAGAAAACAGAAGATGATGACACGCATAATGCCATTATACCGTCCGCGCCGAATATTGAGGTACAGGAGAAACTCTTCAAGCAAGGGTATCGTTCGAAAGGTACAGGAGAAACTCTTCAAGCAAATATTTCTTTAA
Proteins encoded in this region:
- the LOC126628463 gene encoding dirigent protein 22-like isoform X1, whose product is MSSFLYYSIFILCSTFLYSIDGVLIRQFVRSDGKTENLSHLHFFFHDILGGKNPTSVRIIGPPNGTAAGFGSTMMIDNALTEEQDRASKLVGRAQGFYSVASQQADEFALLMVMNFVFVEGKYKGSSISILGRNPVLNDVREMPVVGGTGQFRSARGYALAHTVWFDANTGDAIVEYNVYVSES
- the LOC126628463 gene encoding dirigent protein 22-like isoform X2, yielding MSSFLYYSIFILYSTFLYSIDGVLIRQFVRSGGKTENLSHLHFFFHDILGGKNPTSVRIIGPPNGTAAGFGSTMMIDNALTEEQDRASKLIGRAQGFYSVASQQADEFAFLMVMNFVFVEGKYKGSSISILGRNPVMNDVREMPVVGGTGQFRFARGYALAHTVWFDANTGDAIVEYNVYVSES
- the LOC126628459 gene encoding uncharacterized protein LOC126628459 encodes the protein MVRRKREQSESQSQTLSTRMVKRKLEDESTTTEEKTEDDVTHNAIIPSPPNVEVRATFIVENASLRKGVVRKRWNKILDSEEDADFLKQKKDVNDYRPGSCLPVLLVRQLVYRGKRESVELEPAPGFMGTMFLFTTTALRSIFDSKLNKAGMVGAVYVKTDNGVLFEIKPHVRIPRTCRRFCGVMLELLDKKCIRTKDTNEILMRIIKEPVTRHLPVNSSVVGLSYSTEKVVDIDDYVNSASDELNLVFVVGAEAHGKINEYTDDFISVSNYPLNAKGCIGLICESLEHKWKIF